One region of Jonesiaceae bacterium BS-20 genomic DNA includes:
- a CDS encoding PLP-dependent cysteine synthase family protein, whose protein sequence is MIIQRKEAVEPKVAETDAQRAWTSWALQRIDAELTRCGETPLLRMPLPEQWGIDLYLKDESRQPTGSLKHRLARSLFIYALCNGWLSEGKRVIEASSGSTAVSEAYFARLLGLPFTAVMPRSTSRAKVERIEELGGTCHLVEDPTMIYSESQRLAEELNGIYLDQFTYAERASEWGGDGNIASSVLSQLHREQFPIPSWIVVGAGTGGTSATFGRHCRLEGYDTRVAVADPEGSAYAQAWETGNLHTTATGSKIEGIGRPRVEPSFIPELVDSVVRVPDPASVAAMRFCSKELGQLVGGSTGTALWAALVKISEMRKQGVRGSVVTVICDHGERYLDTYYNDQWLETQGIEISQYMTQLEVFFSTGELIALN, encoded by the coding sequence ATGATTATTCAACGTAAAGAAGCGGTAGAACCCAAAGTTGCGGAAACCGATGCACAACGCGCTTGGACCTCTTGGGCGCTGCAGAGAATTGATGCGGAGTTAACACGATGTGGCGAGACACCACTGCTACGGATGCCGCTGCCTGAACAGTGGGGTATAGACCTGTACCTCAAAGATGAGTCCAGGCAGCCAACGGGGAGTTTGAAACACCGCTTAGCTCGCTCCCTATTTATCTATGCACTTTGCAATGGTTGGTTGTCAGAGGGCAAACGGGTAATAGAAGCTTCTTCTGGTTCAACAGCGGTCAGCGAAGCATACTTTGCCCGGCTTCTAGGGTTGCCGTTCACGGCGGTGATGCCTAGGTCAACCAGCAGGGCCAAAGTAGAACGGATTGAAGAGCTCGGTGGAACATGTCACCTGGTAGAAGATCCCACCATGATTTACTCAGAATCTCAGCGACTGGCGGAAGAGTTAAATGGAATTTACCTTGACCAGTTCACTTATGCGGAACGAGCATCCGAATGGGGAGGAGATGGCAACATCGCGTCCAGCGTGCTGTCTCAGCTCCATCGTGAACAGTTTCCGATCCCGTCTTGGATAGTGGTGGGAGCAGGAACTGGAGGCACCAGTGCAACGTTTGGTAGGCACTGCAGGCTCGAAGGTTACGACACCCGGGTCGCGGTGGCTGACCCCGAAGGATCGGCGTATGCGCAGGCCTGGGAAACTGGGAATCTACACACCACGGCCACAGGATCCAAGATTGAAGGAATCGGTCGACCGCGGGTAGAACCATCATTCATTCCAGAACTCGTAGATTCTGTCGTGAGAGTTCCAGATCCTGCGAGCGTCGCTGCCATGCGTTTCTGTTCGAAGGAACTAGGACAACTCGTCGGCGGATCTACTGGTACAGCTCTTTGGGCCGCCTTAGTCAAAATTTCTGAGATGCGGAAGCAAGGGGTCCGTGGCAGTGTGGTTACCGTAATTTGTGATCATGGCGAGCGTTACCTTGATACCTATTACAACGACCAATGGTTGGAAACTCAGGGGATAGAAATTTCTCAGTACATGACGCAACTAGAGGTATTTTTTTCGACTGGCGAATTAATCGCCCTCAACTAA
- a CDS encoding dihydroxyacetone kinase subunit DhaK yields MTQRFLINDPDDFVQEALEGLVAADPRIALCEEPLFLYRSTLAKDKVAIVSGGGTGHEPLHAGLLGQGMLDAAVPGAIFASPTAVQVAAATAQVSAGKGVLHIVKNYTGDVLNFKIAAEICADDGIEVQHVLVDDDVATDIAGSRVGRRGTAATLVVEKICGAAAEQGKSLSEVAELGRLVANSSRSMALALNACTHPNTQKKSFELASDEVELGVGIHGERGRARVPYGKADDLLVQLVEPIVEALALGSGDRVIAVINGLGSTHPTELYVATRAVHKILKAMGIEVARTLTGSFVTALDMAGLSVTLSKVDDQILELWDAPVRTPALSW; encoded by the coding sequence GTGACGCAGCGTTTTTTGATTAATGATCCAGATGATTTTGTTCAAGAAGCATTAGAGGGGCTAGTGGCTGCGGATCCGCGCATCGCACTCTGCGAGGAACCACTATTTTTATACCGTTCCACTTTGGCCAAGGACAAGGTCGCAATAGTTTCAGGAGGCGGAACCGGCCACGAGCCTCTCCATGCAGGCTTGCTGGGGCAGGGCATGCTCGATGCCGCAGTGCCAGGTGCGATTTTCGCCTCGCCGACAGCCGTCCAAGTTGCTGCTGCGACAGCACAGGTATCCGCTGGCAAGGGGGTGTTGCACATTGTGAAAAACTACACCGGTGATGTTCTGAACTTCAAGATCGCAGCTGAAATCTGTGCAGATGATGGAATCGAAGTGCAACATGTGCTCGTTGACGATGATGTGGCTACTGATATCGCTGGATCACGTGTAGGTCGTAGAGGCACCGCAGCTACTCTCGTAGTTGAGAAAATATGTGGGGCTGCAGCGGAACAAGGCAAGTCACTATCTGAAGTCGCCGAACTAGGCCGGCTTGTAGCAAACAGTTCTCGGTCTATGGCACTCGCCCTGAATGCTTGTACGCACCCAAATACGCAAAAAAAATCGTTCGAGCTCGCCTCCGATGAAGTTGAACTTGGAGTTGGGATTCATGGCGAGCGGGGTCGCGCTCGTGTCCCGTACGGGAAGGCGGATGATTTGCTGGTGCAGTTGGTTGAACCAATTGTGGAAGCGCTAGCGTTGGGTTCTGGGGACCGAGTCATTGCGGTGATCAATGGGCTTGGGAGTACTCACCCTACTGAGTTATATGTGGCAACAAGGGCCGTCCACAAGATCTTGAAAGCTATGGGCATTGAGGTGGCACGCACGCTGACCGGCTCATTTGTTACCGCTCTGGACATGGCGGGGCTGTCGGTAACTTTGTCCAAAGTCGATGATCAGATTCTAGAACTCTGGGATGCTCCGGTACGAACCCCCGCTCTTTCTTGGTGA
- the dhaL gene encoding dihydroxyacetone kinase subunit DhaL: MTTLAHAWFNEFLKEFASNEEYLGDLDRQAGDGDFAVNLGSGLKRAQKRIQLLSGSPTDAEVFSAISLGFLDTGGTSGPLLGMWFRGIARALDDGFLTIAGLSEGIATGTETIQRLGGAKVGDKTMVDAMVPASEALKEVAGQDGGLADALAKAAESASQGAQSTKEITASLGRASYVGDLSTGVVDPGAEAIALFFAAGAAAASS; encoded by the coding sequence ATGACAACACTTGCACACGCTTGGTTCAACGAGTTTCTTAAAGAGTTCGCCAGCAATGAAGAATACCTAGGAGATCTTGACCGGCAGGCTGGAGACGGTGATTTTGCCGTTAATCTTGGTTCTGGGCTAAAACGCGCACAGAAACGAATCCAACTACTCTCGGGTTCTCCCACTGACGCAGAAGTTTTTTCAGCGATTTCACTAGGTTTTCTAGACACCGGGGGCACCAGCGGTCCGCTCTTGGGAATGTGGTTCCGTGGGATTGCGCGGGCACTTGATGACGGTTTTTTAACTATTGCCGGTCTTTCTGAAGGAATCGCTACCGGAACTGAGACTATTCAACGTCTTGGCGGAGCGAAAGTTGGAGACAAGACGATGGTTGACGCCATGGTCCCTGCTTCTGAAGCTTTGAAGGAAGTGGCTGGGCAAGACGGAGGTCTCGCGGACGCATTAGCCAAAGCAGCTGAGAGCGCCAGCCAAGGTGCGCAGAGTACCAAGGAAATAACGGCAAGCTTGGGAAGAGCCAGCTATGTGGGGGATCTTTCCACTGGCGTGGTTGACCCCGGTGCGGAAGCGATCGCACTGTTCTTTGCGGCGGGGGCTGCTGCTGCTTCTTCATGA
- a CDS encoding dihydroxyacetone kinase family protein: MRKIMNAADAFVDESLEGIMLAHPQSYRAASEDGRAVVRVDAGTGHRVGIVTGGGSGHLPLFLGYVGHGLASGVGVGNVFSSPSAKQLYAATMASNEGRGVLYLYGNYGGDVYNFDLAATLAAQDGVETATVVGTDDVLSAPMERAADRRGVAGLFFVMKIAGAKAQEGADLETVREIAERANGVCRTMGVGLAPTILPAAGEPTFTLNDGEMEVGIGIHGEPGHHRGPLEPADEIAQRFLTEIVPELELSQGSRVAVLVNGMGATPLEELYILYRKVHLTLLGMGVEIVWKFVGELVTSLEMVGASLSVIVLDDEMQGLLDAPAHSPFFSQGVVPQATRSASDKISVESTDFSEGEAREVRRAAKESNLRAWMLNVVAQMPRHSDELRNLDAAVGDGDLGVTIALGSKAILQALQELPSDAHPVELIKVAGSEFAAANPSTFAALVGGGLVTASSTFEDEEQHSTIQFAQAIGVLQQSIMDRGKAQVGDKTVVDILDAARRALLESTDSESSVQTMERVQRYALEALESSRGLSAKLGRAGWLGDRTKGHLDPGSVAFLRLLEEVQAALKE, from the coding sequence ATGCGAAAAATAATGAACGCAGCGGATGCTTTTGTTGACGAGAGTTTAGAAGGCATTATGCTAGCCCACCCGCAAAGTTACCGGGCAGCCAGTGAAGATGGCCGTGCGGTTGTGCGTGTCGATGCTGGGACCGGCCACAGAGTGGGGATCGTTACGGGAGGTGGGTCAGGCCACCTGCCACTTTTCCTCGGGTATGTCGGACACGGGCTTGCATCAGGCGTAGGGGTCGGCAATGTGTTTTCATCTCCATCGGCCAAGCAACTCTATGCAGCAACAATGGCCTCAAATGAAGGGCGTGGTGTCCTTTATCTCTACGGGAACTATGGAGGGGACGTTTATAACTTTGATCTTGCTGCCACTCTTGCGGCACAAGACGGAGTTGAGACGGCAACCGTGGTTGGCACTGATGATGTGCTTTCAGCACCTATGGAGAGGGCCGCGGATCGACGAGGTGTCGCTGGCCTATTTTTTGTCATGAAGATCGCAGGGGCTAAAGCTCAGGAAGGCGCGGACCTTGAAACCGTGCGAGAAATCGCCGAACGTGCCAATGGGGTGTGCCGGACTATGGGGGTGGGACTAGCACCCACGATCTTGCCGGCGGCTGGGGAACCAACTTTTACCTTGAACGATGGGGAAATGGAAGTTGGTATTGGGATACATGGCGAGCCGGGGCATCACCGTGGCCCGTTGGAGCCAGCGGATGAGATTGCACAGAGGTTTCTGACTGAAATTGTTCCAGAATTGGAATTGTCTCAGGGCAGCCGAGTGGCAGTCTTGGTCAATGGCATGGGTGCGACACCACTTGAAGAACTCTATATTTTGTACCGTAAAGTTCACCTCACGCTTCTTGGTATGGGGGTGGAAATCGTTTGGAAGTTTGTCGGTGAACTAGTTACTAGCCTAGAGATGGTCGGGGCCTCGCTGTCAGTCATCGTCCTTGACGATGAAATGCAAGGACTCCTGGATGCTCCGGCTCATTCCCCATTCTTCTCCCAAGGTGTAGTGCCTCAGGCAACCCGCAGTGCCAGTGACAAGATCTCGGTCGAAAGTACGGATTTTAGTGAGGGAGAAGCACGGGAGGTCCGCCGGGCGGCTAAGGAGAGTAACTTGCGGGCCTGGATGTTAAACGTAGTAGCTCAGATGCCTCGTCACAGTGATGAACTGCGTAATCTTGACGCGGCAGTTGGTGATGGTGATTTGGGTGTGACTATTGCATTGGGAAGTAAGGCGATCCTGCAGGCTCTCCAAGAGCTTCCATCCGACGCCCACCCGGTCGAACTGATAAAGGTAGCGGGCAGTGAGTTTGCTGCGGCAAACCCTTCCACTTTTGCCGCGCTTGTGGGAGGAGGGTTAGTCACTGCGTCATCAACTTTTGAAGATGAGGAACAACACTCCACTATCCAATTTGCTCAAGCAATCGGAGTCCTACAGCAGTCCATCATGGATAGGGGCAAAGCTCAGGTGGGAGACAAGACGGTGGTGGATATCCTCGATGCTGCCCGAAGAGCACTCCTAGAATCGACCGACAGTGAGTCTAGCGTGCAAACTATGGAACGCGTACAGCGCTATGCGTTGGAAGCACTCGAATCCTCGAGAGGCCTCAGTGCAAAACTAGGGAGAGCGGGGTGGCTAGGAGATAGAACTAAGGGGCATCTAGACCCGGGGTCTGTTGCCTTCCTGCGGTTACTTGAGGAAGTACAGGCAGCGCTTAAAGAATGA
- a CDS encoding serpin family protein codes for MTPNMTRPVVAAATLAALLGVTACAGAAPVELEISDVARKVVTVSQVNSVDEVVAATDQFGLSLLKSAPPEQNAVVSPASAVIALSMLAEGAAGETASQFDAVLGAAGSDRTDAVNALLAALEEYSGDPAVVQDKEPPEQPVLHVANQVVLDSGFTARPQFLDALGAGYGAGVLVTDLSNKQGKKTLDTWVKENTGGLIEESAITSRDDLRLVLQNATVFAAAWQMPFQEYSTAQQQFTLGAGDLVDVDMMSQVAEFRYAEAQGWQAVRLPYTSGFHMDVLLPPQGTDPGLIPAELKQELSAKLSDASAVRVDLSIPKVDIESGALDLKPALESVGLGGLFAASGPDFSGISEEDLYLAQAVQQAVLAIDEAGTIAVAVTELAMTGSSAPLAEEVKVFRADRPFLVAIEHTDTAWPLFVAAIRDPRN; via the coding sequence ATGACGCCAAACATGACACGCCCCGTAGTGGCAGCAGCGACGTTAGCAGCGCTTCTTGGGGTGACTGCATGCGCCGGGGCAGCGCCAGTGGAACTGGAGATCTCGGACGTCGCACGCAAGGTGGTTACGGTGTCCCAAGTGAACTCGGTCGATGAAGTGGTTGCCGCGACCGATCAGTTTGGTCTGTCTTTGCTTAAGAGTGCGCCGCCTGAGCAAAACGCGGTAGTTTCCCCTGCTAGCGCGGTCATTGCGCTGTCCATGCTCGCGGAAGGGGCCGCCGGTGAGACTGCCTCGCAGTTTGATGCGGTGTTGGGTGCCGCCGGTAGCGACCGCACGGATGCGGTCAACGCGTTGCTGGCTGCGCTTGAGGAATACTCGGGCGACCCCGCGGTGGTCCAGGACAAGGAACCCCCGGAGCAGCCCGTGCTGCATGTGGCAAACCAGGTGGTGCTGGATTCTGGTTTTACGGCGCGGCCACAGTTTCTCGATGCCTTAGGCGCGGGATACGGGGCCGGAGTGCTGGTAACTGACTTGAGTAACAAGCAGGGTAAGAAGACTCTCGATACCTGGGTCAAGGAGAATACCGGCGGACTCATTGAGGAGTCAGCAATTACGTCAAGGGATGACCTGCGGTTGGTGTTGCAAAATGCGACCGTGTTTGCGGCAGCCTGGCAGATGCCATTTCAAGAATATTCGACAGCTCAACAACAGTTCACTCTCGGTGCGGGGGACCTAGTGGATGTTGACATGATGTCCCAGGTTGCCGAGTTCCGATACGCCGAGGCACAGGGGTGGCAAGCTGTTCGGTTACCGTACACGAGTGGCTTCCATATGGACGTGTTGTTGCCGCCACAAGGGACTGATCCGGGCCTAATACCGGCAGAGTTGAAGCAAGAACTCTCCGCCAAACTGTCAGATGCATCTGCTGTGAGGGTGGACCTATCGATTCCTAAAGTTGATATTGAGTCCGGCGCTCTAGACCTGAAACCAGCACTTGAATCTGTTGGCTTGGGTGGCTTGTTTGCTGCCTCGGGCCCTGACTTTAGTGGTATCAGCGAGGAAGACCTCTATCTAGCGCAAGCCGTGCAACAAGCGGTTCTGGCAATCGATGAGGCAGGAACTATTGCGGTGGCGGTTACCGAGTTAGCTATGACGGGAAGCAGTGCCCCGCTCGCCGAGGAGGTGAAAGTCTTCAGAGCTGACCGGCCGTTCCTAGTAGCGATCGAGCATACTGACACAGCATGGCCCCTTTTTGTTGCAGCTATCCGTGATCCAAGAAACTAA
- a CDS encoding type II toxin-antitoxin system RelE/ParE family toxin — MTNYRLTPAAQRDLSAIWDFTEERWDRHQAEIYLREIQEAVERIASNPERGRPCSHIRHGYRRYSIGSHLIFYVERERSIDIIRILHQRMDPTRHM, encoded by the coding sequence AACTATCGCCTTACCCCGGCTGCACAGCGCGATCTCTCGGCCATTTGGGATTTCACTGAAGAACGCTGGGATCGACACCAGGCAGAGATCTATCTACGGGAGATTCAAGAAGCGGTTGAGCGTATTGCTTCCAACCCTGAACGTGGACGCCCCTGCTCACACATTCGCCACGGTTACCGGCGGTACTCGATAGGTAGCCATTTAATTTTTTATGTCGAAAGGGAACGCTCAATTGACATCATTCGCATTCTCCATCAACGCATGGATCCCACCCGTCACATGTAA